A genomic region of Zea mays cultivar B73 chromosome 6, Zm-B73-REFERENCE-NAM-5.0, whole genome shotgun sequence contains the following coding sequences:
- the LOC100384849 gene encoding uncharacterized protein isoform X4, whose protein sequence is MPCALEVIDARLQSTSHIQCSRSFDQNIGRRFSKGHLIQKPVAICPENSDTSSTILLFRHDPDWKQAPFLSDTQEVNKVDSSKPVSNGNTHGGSTFRQSQQRENVCNSLMAVPPCHVVAKKYSRSVATALSLGSDSDILHNGDKLPKRNSRKRGKQCKRTIRKRLNLASETIFEESTYGASPAEVVPTNLLVDKLSETTSSASSLVKTDGRYKEDHVECGIMLNLATLGTDEMDGSGCAGSSYNDAGGRLSSSCVSYLNDKSNTTDSSEFDGSTFTEHGLGEESNSYQKLTCPYVYNPSYATMDSIFSRWNSDNSGNYSVDVEARLTVKDENRHDHSKLGASTGRSNVRMECQLIGSCFSATHAEDTNDPLGIRSYSSKDVTDSCSHTEMVQCSSKSFHFKSGRRNIKSSKTPSYVDLTASNRVRGSNRHKNNGKDSSAVWQKVERNDKMVSKAGHPSDTPVHDKGANEVGKKGVQEDPTRIRAKHNPNKKVCKQKPSNGAVELEPAKGEDALNSCHTFSGPFYTKQAPFLRQQRNSFSKQGSQSLKNYCAPRNGIPKVAKDYLQQEELPMLVLVHAKNTSDKSSSYSSSADEVGLTGVSNNYPTEGNESSQPDIEVAASVSCNLVPDLAPQAASDDFHISDPHSLRPENKGASNSRSSNNLCTDPFAAEAKEARCVKLLTENNSQEPCKWYSAAGHLSQKWVPVGKKETCNGICLDVSANGDDSNLPSERTYKLNLSEHAAADNAAETDYSKMKEVISYVYTAQQRVEDIQLCIGRPIADFENFVYSASPVVHCSSCSVGCKSCLQECVKDGLCLHQTPDITLRTVWQWYEEPSCYGLDVKAQDLWRSKALWNSHCQFTTYFVPYLSAVQLFSQPKRTSGGSIDKESIHRDVTCETSPQLNLPPIFAKLFPKQSVPVNKPSTLRTEDDQQSADGELVFEFFEYEQPYSRRQLFDKVNELIAGAKPSNCQISGDPKNLEASLHDLHPASWYCVAWYPIYRIPDGKFQATFLTYHSLGHWIRRSSSAGGAAVLPVMGLQSYNAKAEWWFEMSKSESEGGQSQASEASEILKERSRTLSEAAAVLSRASVLKNGQMSRNRHPDYEFFLSRS, encoded by the exons ATGCCGTGTGCACTAGAAGTGATTGATGCAAGGTTACAGAGCACATCACATATTCAGTGCAGCAGATCATTTGACCAAAACATTGGAAGACGCTTTTCAAAG GGCCATCTGATACAAAAACCTGTTGCCATTTGTCCTGAGAACAG TGACACCTCATCAACAATACTTCTGTTTCGGCACGATCCAGACTGGAAACAAGCACCATTCTTGTCTGACACTCAAGAGGTCAACAAG GTTGATTCTTCTAAACCAGTTTCCAATGGAAACACACATGGGGGAAGCACCTTTAGACAATCTCAGCAAAGGGAAAACGTTTGTAATTCATTGATGGCAGTTCCTCCCTGCCATGTAGTTGCAAAGAAGTACTCCAGGTCTGTTGCTACTGCTCTGAGTCTGGGATCTGATTCTGATATTTTGCACAACGGTGACAAGCTTCCAAAAAGGAATTCTAGAAAGAGAGGAAAACAGTGCAAGCGAACAATCCGCAAAAGGCTGAATTTGGCATCAGAAACCATTTTTGAAGAGAGTACTTATGGTGCTTCTCCTGCGGAGGTAGTTCCGACCAATTTACTGGTTGATAAGTTGTCAGAGACCACATCCTCTGCTAGCTCATTGGTTAAAACTGATGGTCGGTACAAGGAGGACCATGTGGAATGTGGTATTATGTTGAATTTAGCTACATTGGGAACTGATGAGATGGATGGTTCTGGATGTGCTGGTTCATCTTATAATGATGCAGGAGGGAGATTAAGCTCCAGTTGTGTTTCTTACTTGAATGACAAATCCAATACGACAGATTCTTCAGAATTTGACGGATCCACCTTCACTGAACATGGCTTGGGAGAAGAAAGCAATAGCTACCAGAAGTTAACATGCCCCTATGTTTATAATCCCAGTTATGCAACCATGGATTCCATCTTTAGTAGGTGGAACAGCGACAACAGTGGGAACTACAGTGTCGATGTTGAGGCTAGGTTAACCGTCAAAGACGAAAATAGACATGATCATTCGAAACTGGGGGCTTCCACAGGGCGGAGTAATGTGAGGATGGAATGCCAGTTGATAGGGTCATGTTTTAGTGCTACTCATGCTGAAGACACAAACGATCCTCTagggatcagatcatactcctctaaGGATGTTACTGATAGTTGTAGCCATACTGAAATGGTTCAGTGCAGCAGCAAGTCCTTTCATTTTAAATCAGGGAGGAGGAACATAAAATCAAGTAAAACACCAAGCTATGTTGATTTGACTGCGTCTAACAGAGTGAGAGGTTCTAATAGGCACAAGAACAATGGAAAAGATAGTTCAGCAGTGTGGCAGAAAGTAGAAAGGAATGACAAGATGGTATCTAAAGCAGGCCATCCGAGCGATACACCTGTTCATGATAAGGGTGCAAATGAAGTTGGTAAGAAGGGTGTACAGGAAGATCCAACAAGAATTCGGGCAAAACATAATCCGAATAAGAAAGTGTGCAAACAGAAGCCTTCAAATGGAGCAGTTGAATTGGAGCCTGCCAAAGGAGAAGATGCATTGAACTCATGCCATACATTTTCTGGACCTTTCTACACGAAGCAAGCACCCTTTCTACGCCAGCAAAGAAACTCTTTTTCGAAACAAGGTTCTCAGTCATTGAAAAACTACTGTGCTCCTAGGAATGGTATCCCCAAGGTGGCAAAGGATTACTTGCAGCAAGAAGAATTACCTATGTTGGTGCTAGTTCATGCCAAGAACACCAGTGATAAATCAAGCTCATATTCAAGTTCAGCTGATGAAGTTGGTCTAACTGGAGTCAGCAACAACTATCCAACTGAGGGAAATGAGAGTTCACAACCTGATATTGAGGTAGCAGCGTCAGTATCTTGCAACTTGGTTCCAGATTTGGCTCCACAAGCTGCTTCTGATGATTTCCACATATCAGATCCTCACTCTTTACGTCCTGAAAACAAGGGTGCATCCAACAGTCGGAGCTCCAATAACTTGTGCACAGATCCTTTTGCTGCAGAAGCAAAGGAAGCTCGATGTGTGAAGCTACTAACAGAGAATAATTCCCAAGAACCCTGTAAGTGGTATTCTGCTGCTGGACACTTGTCACAGAAGTGGGTTCCTGTTGGAAAGAAAGAGACTTGCAATGGGATCTGTTTAGATGTCTCAGCTAATGGTGATGACAGCAACTTGCCTAGTGAAAGGACTTATAAACTGAACTTATCTGAACATGCTGCAGCAGATAATGCAGCTGAGACCGATTACAGCAAGATGAAAGAAGTCATCAGCTATGTTTACACAGCACAGCAGCGAGTGGAAGACATCCAACTTTGCATTGGTAGGCCTATTGCTGATTTTGAAAATTTTGTTTACTCTGCTTCTCCAGTTGTGCACTGCAGCTCGTGCTCTGTTGGCTGTAAATCTTGCCTGCAAGAATGTGTGAAGGATGGCTTATGTTTGCATCAGACTCCAGATATCACTCTAAGAACTGTCTGGCAGTGGTACGAAGAGCCTAGTTGCTATGGTTTGGATGTAAAGGCACAAGATCTCTGGAGGTCAAAAGCCTTGTGGAATAGTCATTGTCAGTTTACAACATATTTTGTACCATATCTATCTGCTGTTCAACTCTTCAGTCAACCTAAAAGAACCAGTGGTGGAAGCATTGATAAGGAATCAATCCATAGGGATGTGACATGTGAAACATCTCCACAGCTGAACCTGCCCCCAATATTTGCAAAGCTTTTTCCAAAACAATCTGTTCCAGTAAATAAACCATCTACTCTGCGTACTGAAGATGATCAACAGTCAGCAGATGGGGAGCTGGTATTTGAATTTTTTGAATATGAACAGCCATACTCACGGCGACAATTATTTGACAA GGTAAATGAGCTGATTGCCGGTGCGAAACCGTCAAATTGCCAAATATCTGGGGACCCAAAGAATCTGGAGGCCAGCCTGCATGATCTCCATCCAGCGTCTTG GTATTGTGTTGCATGGTATCCCATATACCGGATACCTGATGGAAAATTCCAGGCTACATTCTTGACATATCACTCTCTTGGCCACTGGATTCGTCGGAGCAGCTCAGCAGGTGGGGCCGCTGTTTTGCCAGTCATGGGCCTGCAGTCTTACAATGCCAAG GCAGAGTGGTGGTTTGAGATGAGCAAGTCCGAATCTGAAGGCGGGCAGTCGCAGGCCAGTGAAGCATCCGAGATTCTGAAGGAGAGATCGCGCACGCTGAGTGAGGCTGCGGCCGTGTTGTCCAGGGCCAGCGTGCTGAAGAATGGGCAGATGAGTAGAAACAGACATCCAGACTACGAGTTCTTCCTCTCCCGGAGCTGA
- the LOC100384849 gene encoding uncharacterized protein isoform X1 gives MPCALEVIDARLQSTSHIQCSRSFDQNIGRRFSKGHLIQKPVAICPENSDTSSTILLFRHDPDWKQAPFLSDTQEVNKVISLSSGALDTDCLELLSEQPRILFCLDQPNEKNMHDQVDSSKPVSNGNTHGGSTFRQSQQRENVCNSLMAVPPCHVVAKKYSRSVATALSLGSDSDILHNGDKLPKRNSRKRGKQCKRTIRKRLNLASETIFEESTYGASPAEVVPTNLLVDKLSETTSSASSLVKTDGRYKEDHVECGIMLNLATLGTDEMDGSGCAGSSYNDAGGRLSSSCVSYLNDKSNTTDSSEFDGSTFTEHGLGEESNSYQKLTCPYVYNPSYATMDSIFSRWNSDNSGNYSVDVEARLTVKDENRHDHSKLGASTGRSNVRMECQLIGSCFSATHAEDTNDPLGIRSYSSKDVTDSCSHTEMVQCSSKSFHFKSGRRNIKSSKTPSYVDLTASNRVRGSNRHKNNGKDSSAVWQKVERNDKMVSKAGHPSDTPVHDKGANEVGKKGVQEDPTRIRAKHNPNKKVCKQKPSNGAVELEPAKGEDALNSCHTFSGPFYTKQAPFLRQQRNSFSKQGSQSLKNYCAPRNGIPKVAKDYLQQEELPMLVLVHAKNTSDKSSSYSSSADEVGLTGVSNNYPTEGNESSQPDIEVAASVSCNLVPDLAPQAASDDFHISDPHSLRPENKGASNSRSSNNLCTDPFAAEAKEARCVKLLTENNSQEPCKWYSAAGHLSQKWVPVGKKETCNGICLDVSANGDDSNLPSERTYKLNLSEHAAADNAAETDYSKMKEVISYVYTAQQRVEDIQLCIGRPIADFENFVYSASPVVHCSSCSVGCKSCLQECVKDGLCLHQTPDITLRTVWQWYEEPSCYGLDVKAQDLWRSKALWNSHCQFTTYFVPYLSAVQLFSQPKRTSGGSIDKESIHRDVTCETSPQLNLPPIFAKLFPKQSVPVNKPSTLRTEDDQQSADGELVFEFFEYEQPYSRRQLFDKVNELIAGAKPSNCQISGDPKNLEASLHDLHPASWYCVAWYPIYRIPDGKFQATFLTYHSLGHWIRRSSSAGGAAVLPVMGLQSYNAKAEWWFEMSKSESEGGQSQASEASEILKERSRTLSEAAAVLSRASVLKNGQMSRNRHPDYEFFLSRS, from the exons ATGCCGTGTGCACTAGAAGTGATTGATGCAAGGTTACAGAGCACATCACATATTCAGTGCAGCAGATCATTTGACCAAAACATTGGAAGACGCTTTTCAAAG GGCCATCTGATACAAAAACCTGTTGCCATTTGTCCTGAGAACAG TGACACCTCATCAACAATACTTCTGTTTCGGCACGATCCAGACTGGAAACAAGCACCATTCTTGTCTGACACTCAAGAGGTCAACAAGGTAATCTCTTTGTCATCAGGAGCTCTTGATACAGATTGCCTTGAGCTATTATCTGAACAGCCAAGAATACTGTTTTGCTTAGATCAGCCAAATGAAAAGAACATGCATGATCAGGTTGATTCTTCTAAACCAGTTTCCAATGGAAACACACATGGGGGAAGCACCTTTAGACAATCTCAGCAAAGGGAAAACGTTTGTAATTCATTGATGGCAGTTCCTCCCTGCCATGTAGTTGCAAAGAAGTACTCCAGGTCTGTTGCTACTGCTCTGAGTCTGGGATCTGATTCTGATATTTTGCACAACGGTGACAAGCTTCCAAAAAGGAATTCTAGAAAGAGAGGAAAACAGTGCAAGCGAACAATCCGCAAAAGGCTGAATTTGGCATCAGAAACCATTTTTGAAGAGAGTACTTATGGTGCTTCTCCTGCGGAGGTAGTTCCGACCAATTTACTGGTTGATAAGTTGTCAGAGACCACATCCTCTGCTAGCTCATTGGTTAAAACTGATGGTCGGTACAAGGAGGACCATGTGGAATGTGGTATTATGTTGAATTTAGCTACATTGGGAACTGATGAGATGGATGGTTCTGGATGTGCTGGTTCATCTTATAATGATGCAGGAGGGAGATTAAGCTCCAGTTGTGTTTCTTACTTGAATGACAAATCCAATACGACAGATTCTTCAGAATTTGACGGATCCACCTTCACTGAACATGGCTTGGGAGAAGAAAGCAATAGCTACCAGAAGTTAACATGCCCCTATGTTTATAATCCCAGTTATGCAACCATGGATTCCATCTTTAGTAGGTGGAACAGCGACAACAGTGGGAACTACAGTGTCGATGTTGAGGCTAGGTTAACCGTCAAAGACGAAAATAGACATGATCATTCGAAACTGGGGGCTTCCACAGGGCGGAGTAATGTGAGGATGGAATGCCAGTTGATAGGGTCATGTTTTAGTGCTACTCATGCTGAAGACACAAACGATCCTCTagggatcagatcatactcctctaaGGATGTTACTGATAGTTGTAGCCATACTGAAATGGTTCAGTGCAGCAGCAAGTCCTTTCATTTTAAATCAGGGAGGAGGAACATAAAATCAAGTAAAACACCAAGCTATGTTGATTTGACTGCGTCTAACAGAGTGAGAGGTTCTAATAGGCACAAGAACAATGGAAAAGATAGTTCAGCAGTGTGGCAGAAAGTAGAAAGGAATGACAAGATGGTATCTAAAGCAGGCCATCCGAGCGATACACCTGTTCATGATAAGGGTGCAAATGAAGTTGGTAAGAAGGGTGTACAGGAAGATCCAACAAGAATTCGGGCAAAACATAATCCGAATAAGAAAGTGTGCAAACAGAAGCCTTCAAATGGAGCAGTTGAATTGGAGCCTGCCAAAGGAGAAGATGCATTGAACTCATGCCATACATTTTCTGGACCTTTCTACACGAAGCAAGCACCCTTTCTACGCCAGCAAAGAAACTCTTTTTCGAAACAAGGTTCTCAGTCATTGAAAAACTACTGTGCTCCTAGGAATGGTATCCCCAAGGTGGCAAAGGATTACTTGCAGCAAGAAGAATTACCTATGTTGGTGCTAGTTCATGCCAAGAACACCAGTGATAAATCAAGCTCATATTCAAGTTCAGCTGATGAAGTTGGTCTAACTGGAGTCAGCAACAACTATCCAACTGAGGGAAATGAGAGTTCACAACCTGATATTGAGGTAGCAGCGTCAGTATCTTGCAACTTGGTTCCAGATTTGGCTCCACAAGCTGCTTCTGATGATTTCCACATATCAGATCCTCACTCTTTACGTCCTGAAAACAAGGGTGCATCCAACAGTCGGAGCTCCAATAACTTGTGCACAGATCCTTTTGCTGCAGAAGCAAAGGAAGCTCGATGTGTGAAGCTACTAACAGAGAATAATTCCCAAGAACCCTGTAAGTGGTATTCTGCTGCTGGACACTTGTCACAGAAGTGGGTTCCTGTTGGAAAGAAAGAGACTTGCAATGGGATCTGTTTAGATGTCTCAGCTAATGGTGATGACAGCAACTTGCCTAGTGAAAGGACTTATAAACTGAACTTATCTGAACATGCTGCAGCAGATAATGCAGCTGAGACCGATTACAGCAAGATGAAAGAAGTCATCAGCTATGTTTACACAGCACAGCAGCGAGTGGAAGACATCCAACTTTGCATTGGTAGGCCTATTGCTGATTTTGAAAATTTTGTTTACTCTGCTTCTCCAGTTGTGCACTGCAGCTCGTGCTCTGTTGGCTGTAAATCTTGCCTGCAAGAATGTGTGAAGGATGGCTTATGTTTGCATCAGACTCCAGATATCACTCTAAGAACTGTCTGGCAGTGGTACGAAGAGCCTAGTTGCTATGGTTTGGATGTAAAGGCACAAGATCTCTGGAGGTCAAAAGCCTTGTGGAATAGTCATTGTCAGTTTACAACATATTTTGTACCATATCTATCTGCTGTTCAACTCTTCAGTCAACCTAAAAGAACCAGTGGTGGAAGCATTGATAAGGAATCAATCCATAGGGATGTGACATGTGAAACATCTCCACAGCTGAACCTGCCCCCAATATTTGCAAAGCTTTTTCCAAAACAATCTGTTCCAGTAAATAAACCATCTACTCTGCGTACTGAAGATGATCAACAGTCAGCAGATGGGGAGCTGGTATTTGAATTTTTTGAATATGAACAGCCATACTCACGGCGACAATTATTTGACAA GGTAAATGAGCTGATTGCCGGTGCGAAACCGTCAAATTGCCAAATATCTGGGGACCCAAAGAATCTGGAGGCCAGCCTGCATGATCTCCATCCAGCGTCTTG GTATTGTGTTGCATGGTATCCCATATACCGGATACCTGATGGAAAATTCCAGGCTACATTCTTGACATATCACTCTCTTGGCCACTGGATTCGTCGGAGCAGCTCAGCAGGTGGGGCCGCTGTTTTGCCAGTCATGGGCCTGCAGTCTTACAATGCCAAG GCAGAGTGGTGGTTTGAGATGAGCAAGTCCGAATCTGAAGGCGGGCAGTCGCAGGCCAGTGAAGCATCCGAGATTCTGAAGGAGAGATCGCGCACGCTGAGTGAGGCTGCGGCCGTGTTGTCCAGGGCCAGCGTGCTGAAGAATGGGCAGATGAGTAGAAACAGACATCCAGACTACGAGTTCTTCCTCTCCCGGAGCTGA
- the LOC100384849 gene encoding uncharacterized protein isoform X3: MPCALEVIDARLQSTSHIQCSRSFDQNIGRRFSKGHLIQKPVAICPENSDTSSTILLFRHDPDWKQAPFLSDTQEVNKPNEKNMHDQVDSSKPVSNGNTHGGSTFRQSQQRENVCNSLMAVPPCHVVAKKYSRSVATALSLGSDSDILHNGDKLPKRNSRKRGKQCKRTIRKRLNLASETIFEESTYGASPAEVVPTNLLVDKLSETTSSASSLVKTDGRYKEDHVECGIMLNLATLGTDEMDGSGCAGSSYNDAGGRLSSSCVSYLNDKSNTTDSSEFDGSTFTEHGLGEESNSYQKLTCPYVYNPSYATMDSIFSRWNSDNSGNYSVDVEARLTVKDENRHDHSKLGASTGRSNVRMECQLIGSCFSATHAEDTNDPLGIRSYSSKDVTDSCSHTEMVQCSSKSFHFKSGRRNIKSSKTPSYVDLTASNRVRGSNRHKNNGKDSSAVWQKVERNDKMVSKAGHPSDTPVHDKGANEVGKKGVQEDPTRIRAKHNPNKKVCKQKPSNGAVELEPAKGEDALNSCHTFSGPFYTKQAPFLRQQRNSFSKQGSQSLKNYCAPRNGIPKVAKDYLQQEELPMLVLVHAKNTSDKSSSYSSSADEVGLTGVSNNYPTEGNESSQPDIEVAASVSCNLVPDLAPQAASDDFHISDPHSLRPENKGASNSRSSNNLCTDPFAAEAKEARCVKLLTENNSQEPCKWYSAAGHLSQKWVPVGKKETCNGICLDVSANGDDSNLPSERTYKLNLSEHAAADNAAETDYSKMKEVISYVYTAQQRVEDIQLCIGRPIADFENFVYSASPVVHCSSCSVGCKSCLQECVKDGLCLHQTPDITLRTVWQWYEEPSCYGLDVKAQDLWRSKALWNSHCQFTTYFVPYLSAVQLFSQPKRTSGGSIDKESIHRDVTCETSPQLNLPPIFAKLFPKQSVPVNKPSTLRTEDDQQSADGELVFEFFEYEQPYSRRQLFDKVNELIAGAKPSNCQISGDPKNLEASLHDLHPASWYCVAWYPIYRIPDGKFQATFLTYHSLGHWIRRSSSAGGAAVLPVMGLQSYNAKAEWWFEMSKSESEGGQSQASEASEILKERSRTLSEAAAVLSRASVLKNGQMSRNRHPDYEFFLSRS, translated from the exons ATGCCGTGTGCACTAGAAGTGATTGATGCAAGGTTACAGAGCACATCACATATTCAGTGCAGCAGATCATTTGACCAAAACATTGGAAGACGCTTTTCAAAG GGCCATCTGATACAAAAACCTGTTGCCATTTGTCCTGAGAACAG TGACACCTCATCAACAATACTTCTGTTTCGGCACGATCCAGACTGGAAACAAGCACCATTCTTGTCTGACACTCAAGAGGTCAACAAG CCAAATGAAAAGAACATGCATGATCAGGTTGATTCTTCTAAACCAGTTTCCAATGGAAACACACATGGGGGAAGCACCTTTAGACAATCTCAGCAAAGGGAAAACGTTTGTAATTCATTGATGGCAGTTCCTCCCTGCCATGTAGTTGCAAAGAAGTACTCCAGGTCTGTTGCTACTGCTCTGAGTCTGGGATCTGATTCTGATATTTTGCACAACGGTGACAAGCTTCCAAAAAGGAATTCTAGAAAGAGAGGAAAACAGTGCAAGCGAACAATCCGCAAAAGGCTGAATTTGGCATCAGAAACCATTTTTGAAGAGAGTACTTATGGTGCTTCTCCTGCGGAGGTAGTTCCGACCAATTTACTGGTTGATAAGTTGTCAGAGACCACATCCTCTGCTAGCTCATTGGTTAAAACTGATGGTCGGTACAAGGAGGACCATGTGGAATGTGGTATTATGTTGAATTTAGCTACATTGGGAACTGATGAGATGGATGGTTCTGGATGTGCTGGTTCATCTTATAATGATGCAGGAGGGAGATTAAGCTCCAGTTGTGTTTCTTACTTGAATGACAAATCCAATACGACAGATTCTTCAGAATTTGACGGATCCACCTTCACTGAACATGGCTTGGGAGAAGAAAGCAATAGCTACCAGAAGTTAACATGCCCCTATGTTTATAATCCCAGTTATGCAACCATGGATTCCATCTTTAGTAGGTGGAACAGCGACAACAGTGGGAACTACAGTGTCGATGTTGAGGCTAGGTTAACCGTCAAAGACGAAAATAGACATGATCATTCGAAACTGGGGGCTTCCACAGGGCGGAGTAATGTGAGGATGGAATGCCAGTTGATAGGGTCATGTTTTAGTGCTACTCATGCTGAAGACACAAACGATCCTCTagggatcagatcatactcctctaaGGATGTTACTGATAGTTGTAGCCATACTGAAATGGTTCAGTGCAGCAGCAAGTCCTTTCATTTTAAATCAGGGAGGAGGAACATAAAATCAAGTAAAACACCAAGCTATGTTGATTTGACTGCGTCTAACAGAGTGAGAGGTTCTAATAGGCACAAGAACAATGGAAAAGATAGTTCAGCAGTGTGGCAGAAAGTAGAAAGGAATGACAAGATGGTATCTAAAGCAGGCCATCCGAGCGATACACCTGTTCATGATAAGGGTGCAAATGAAGTTGGTAAGAAGGGTGTACAGGAAGATCCAACAAGAATTCGGGCAAAACATAATCCGAATAAGAAAGTGTGCAAACAGAAGCCTTCAAATGGAGCAGTTGAATTGGAGCCTGCCAAAGGAGAAGATGCATTGAACTCATGCCATACATTTTCTGGACCTTTCTACACGAAGCAAGCACCCTTTCTACGCCAGCAAAGAAACTCTTTTTCGAAACAAGGTTCTCAGTCATTGAAAAACTACTGTGCTCCTAGGAATGGTATCCCCAAGGTGGCAAAGGATTACTTGCAGCAAGAAGAATTACCTATGTTGGTGCTAGTTCATGCCAAGAACACCAGTGATAAATCAAGCTCATATTCAAGTTCAGCTGATGAAGTTGGTCTAACTGGAGTCAGCAACAACTATCCAACTGAGGGAAATGAGAGTTCACAACCTGATATTGAGGTAGCAGCGTCAGTATCTTGCAACTTGGTTCCAGATTTGGCTCCACAAGCTGCTTCTGATGATTTCCACATATCAGATCCTCACTCTTTACGTCCTGAAAACAAGGGTGCATCCAACAGTCGGAGCTCCAATAACTTGTGCACAGATCCTTTTGCTGCAGAAGCAAAGGAAGCTCGATGTGTGAAGCTACTAACAGAGAATAATTCCCAAGAACCCTGTAAGTGGTATTCTGCTGCTGGACACTTGTCACAGAAGTGGGTTCCTGTTGGAAAGAAAGAGACTTGCAATGGGATCTGTTTAGATGTCTCAGCTAATGGTGATGACAGCAACTTGCCTAGTGAAAGGACTTATAAACTGAACTTATCTGAACATGCTGCAGCAGATAATGCAGCTGAGACCGATTACAGCAAGATGAAAGAAGTCATCAGCTATGTTTACACAGCACAGCAGCGAGTGGAAGACATCCAACTTTGCATTGGTAGGCCTATTGCTGATTTTGAAAATTTTGTTTACTCTGCTTCTCCAGTTGTGCACTGCAGCTCGTGCTCTGTTGGCTGTAAATCTTGCCTGCAAGAATGTGTGAAGGATGGCTTATGTTTGCATCAGACTCCAGATATCACTCTAAGAACTGTCTGGCAGTGGTACGAAGAGCCTAGTTGCTATGGTTTGGATGTAAAGGCACAAGATCTCTGGAGGTCAAAAGCCTTGTGGAATAGTCATTGTCAGTTTACAACATATTTTGTACCATATCTATCTGCTGTTCAACTCTTCAGTCAACCTAAAAGAACCAGTGGTGGAAGCATTGATAAGGAATCAATCCATAGGGATGTGACATGTGAAACATCTCCACAGCTGAACCTGCCCCCAATATTTGCAAAGCTTTTTCCAAAACAATCTGTTCCAGTAAATAAACCATCTACTCTGCGTACTGAAGATGATCAACAGTCAGCAGATGGGGAGCTGGTATTTGAATTTTTTGAATATGAACAGCCATACTCACGGCGACAATTATTTGACAA GGTAAATGAGCTGATTGCCGGTGCGAAACCGTCAAATTGCCAAATATCTGGGGACCCAAAGAATCTGGAGGCCAGCCTGCATGATCTCCATCCAGCGTCTTG GTATTGTGTTGCATGGTATCCCATATACCGGATACCTGATGGAAAATTCCAGGCTACATTCTTGACATATCACTCTCTTGGCCACTGGATTCGTCGGAGCAGCTCAGCAGGTGGGGCCGCTGTTTTGCCAGTCATGGGCCTGCAGTCTTACAATGCCAAG GCAGAGTGGTGGTTTGAGATGAGCAAGTCCGAATCTGAAGGCGGGCAGTCGCAGGCCAGTGAAGCATCCGAGATTCTGAAGGAGAGATCGCGCACGCTGAGTGAGGCTGCGGCCGTGTTGTCCAGGGCCAGCGTGCTGAAGAATGGGCAGATGAGTAGAAACAGACATCCAGACTACGAGTTCTTCCTCTCCCGGAGCTGA